A region of the Candidatus Moraniibacteriota bacterium genome:
GCATAAATTTTTATAAATCATTTATTTTTTATATTTTTAGACTTTGCTTATAAAAAGCATCGTTATTAATTATATTATAGCAATATGATGCTAAAAAATCTACTTCTTTAATTAGTTTACTTGCAGTTAATATTCAAATGTTTTGAAATGTTAAGCAAAATTCCTACGGCTGACATTAAAAAAATAAGTGATGTTCCGCCATAACTTACAAATGGAAGAGGAACGCCTGTGAGTGGAACCAACGCTATATTAGCACTTATGTTAATGAAAGCCTGAAAAGCTATCCACATTATTACGCCTGTTGCCAATAATCTTCCAAACATGTCTGGCGAATTCTTTGCGATTTTTATGCCACGTAAAGCTAGCAAAACTATCAAAACAACAAGGGTTACGGCTCCGATAATTCCTAATTCTTCTCCTATTATGGCAAAAATTGAATCACCTACTGGTTCTGGTAAATAGTTAAATTTTTGCCGGCTATGGCCTAAGCCGACTCCCAAAAGACCTCCCGATCCTATAGCTAATAAAGCTTGATTGATTTGATATCCAATTCCTTGCGGATCAAAACCTCTGTCAAGAAAAGTTGCTATACGATTGAAACGATAAGGTTCAATTTTAACAAGTATCCAAAGCAAAAAAAATCCTAGTATGCCCATTGAAAAAATATGCTTCAGGCTAGCTCCAGATATAAAAAAAATTGAAATAGAGGTAAGTAAAATTACACCTAAAGTTCCTATATCTGGCTGCTTTATAATTAAAAATCCTATAAATGCCATAATTCCTAAAAAAGGCAGAAATCCTTCAAGAAAATCTTTTATTCTGTGAACTCCTCTGCTTTCAAGCCAGGCAGCTAAGTAGATTATTATGGAAAGTTTTGCCATTTCTGAAGGTTGAAATGAAAATGAACCAAGCTGAATCCAGCGACTGGCACCATATATTTTTGTTCCAATCCCAGGAACAAAAACCAAAATAAGAAATACTAATGAAATAAAAAATAAAGGCACGGAAACTTTTTTCCAAAAATGATAATCTATCTTAGAAAAAGTATATAGGGCTATAATTCCAGGAATAACACCAAAAAATAACTGGTGTTTAAAAAAATAATATTCGTCAGCAAAACGCGTTTCGGAATAAATAACTCCTGCACTGGCAATCATAACCAGCCCGAAAGCCAGCAGGATGAGCACAACGGTAAGCAATGTTTTATCTACTGACTTTTCATACATAATTTTTGTTTTGAATTTTTCTTTCTCCATTTTTCTATTTCCTTGTGATTTCCGGATAATAAAATTTTTGGCACTTTCCACTTATTAAAAATTTCTGGTTTTGTATATTGTGGAAATTCAAGATAGCCTTCTTTTGAATGTGATTCTATTTTTGTGCTTTCGTTGTTGCCTAGAACCCCAGGAATTATCCTAGAAACGGAATCTGCTACAATCATAGCTGGGATTTCGCCGCCAGTCAGAACGTAATCTCCTATAGAAATTTCTTCATCGGCAATATATTTAGCTACCCTTTCATCAACTCCTTCATATCTTCCACAAATAAAAATAAGTTGATCGTATTTTGAAAGCCTTTTAGCATCTTTTTGTGTATATTTTTTACCCTTAGCGGAAAATAAAACAATCCTTACTTTTAACTTTCGACTCCTGATTTTTGATTTTAAAGATTGAACACATTTATATATTGATTCAATCTTAAGCACCATTCCGGCTCCTCCGCCATAAGGCGTATCATCCACAGTTTTGCGTTTGTCAGTCGTATAGTCACGTAAATTATGAATGTTAATATCTATTAAGCCATTTTTCCGCGCACGCTTGAGGATTGACTCATTGAAATACGAATCAAAAATCCTAGGGAAAATTGTGATAATATCAAATTGCATATGATTTCCTTTTTAGCTTAACTATGGCCATTTTATCATATTTTTGGGAAAACAAAAACCCCAGTTACAGTTGCTAAATATTTTTTTTTATATTATCCTTATTTCAGATAATTAATTATTAAAAAAATAAATTATATGACAGGAAACATATTTTCATCCTTAGAAAAAGGGTCTCGATTACCAGAGGAACCGTTAAATCTTCATGGTGATAAAAATGGAAAAGAACAAGAACCTTTAACAAAAGAATTTCATGTGTGTGATTCAATGAGAACACAATTACTAGAAGAAATTGAACAAGCTATTAGACTTCTTAGTAACTTTGATCCAGACTACAGTCCAGAGGAATTAAAAGGAATAACAGAAAAATATCATTTGATACCAAGAAACAACATTGATGTTGTACTTGGGGAATTAAAAAATATGAAAAAAAAGTTCGAAGATAATACTTTTTACATGAACTCTTTAAGGAATATGAATTTTAAACTAGTATTATCTGAACGGGAACCCAAAGAAGCTGATAAATATTTGATGGATGGTTTAATATCAGGAGCTGCTCAGAAACACTAAAATTCAATAAAATTAAAAATAGCAAAAACCCCAGCAAAAAACTGGGGTTTTTATTATATAAAGAATTTTTGAACAAATTACATATTTCCTAAAACATCATCGATGCTTTTCTTGGGTTCATCTGATGTTTTAGCTGGTCTTTCACCGCGATTTGAACCTTCCGGTTCATTAATCTTAAGATTTACGCGTGCATTGTTCCTTGCTCCGATAACTCTCAAAATTGTGCGGAGAGCCTTGGCTGTCTGGCCTTCGCGGCCAATTACCATTCCCATATCAGCGGGATTTACATCCAGTGATATCAGGACGCCCATTTCATCAATTTTTCTTTCAACCTTTACATCATCAGGATTATCAACGAGTGCTTTTACAGCAAACTCCAAAAACTCCTGATCAGTAGCTCTTTTGTCTGTCATAATTATGCTTTCTTTAATTACTGATTAATAATAAGAAAGATTCATGAAATAGTTGACCAAACCATTTCTATTCTATCTTTCTAGCTAAAATTATAATCTGATTTTTTGTTTTTGTCAATCACGCTAAAAATAAAACAAATAAGTAAAGATAGTTTGAACTAATTTTTCCTTCTTTTAAATAAAACTGTTACCGTTTTTAAGCATATTTGTATATCAAGCCATAGTGACCAATTTTCTATATAATAAACATCTAACTTATACTCATCTTCAAATTGCAAATCGCTACGTCCTGATATCTGCGCCATACCCGTAACTCCCGGTTTTATAGTAAGTAAGCGCCTGTGATATTCATTATACTTTTCAACTTCTCTTTTCTGGTGTGGTCTTGGACCAACAATACTCATTTCCCCTTTTAAAACATTGAAGAATTGAGGTAATTCATCTATTGAATATTTTTCTATAAAATTACCCACCCTGGTTTTGCGAGGATCATTTTTTATTTTATACAAAGGACCATGACGTAAACTATGTTTTTCTATTAATTCCTTTTCATATCTTAAAGCCTCTTCGATTTTTTTATTTTCTTTAGTGACACAATATTCCCACTTCATATAACGGAATTTATAGGCAAAAAATTTTCTGCCATCATTGCCGACACGTTCATTTTTATAAATTATCGGCCGTCCAGTTTCCATCCAAACAGCAGCAGCAACAACTAGCATAATTGGAGAAAAAAGAATAATAAGCAAAATCGATCCGATAATATCAAAAGTGCGTTTTAATATTTTGCCCCAGCCATCTAACGGAGTATGCTTAACTTCTATAATTGGTTCTCCATTAAAAATACTGGCTTCAAATTTCGCCGTTTGTAGGGTTGTTGGCATAAACTTATAGGCGATATTATTTATTGCACAATAGTCTATAAGCTTTTCCTGTTCTGAATCAGTTATAGATGCATCACACGTTATTATTTCATCAACTCCTAACTTGTTCCTTATCTCTTTAATTCTGTGAATACTGGCTGAATCTATATTGGAAACAATTTTATAACCTGAATATAGATTGTTTCTTATGGCTTTTTTAATAAGTTCAATCTTGTCGTTATTGCCTATAAGAAGAAGTCTGTGAACACCTATACCTTTGTATCTAAAGAACAATTTTTGTATTTCACGCAACATTGACCTTCCAATTATCACATATACCGTTGCCAAAACCCATCCCGCTAAAATTATAAAACGAGAAGAAAACCACTCTCTTTTTAAAAATATACTCACAATGATAGCGACTAGACCTATAGATGTAGCAGAAAAAACCTTTAAGGATTCTCTTCCAAATTTACGAGTCACTTTCAAGTCATATAACCCCTCAAGAGCATAAATTAAAATAAAAAAAGGAACTATCATAATCACAACAATAATGTAGCTCCTAAATGGAAAATTATAAAGTTTTGGCTGAAGCGCAATGATTTGGGGAATATCACGAATGGCAAAAGCACTAAGCGCTGCCAATATTATCATGGCTATATCCATTGGAACCTGTATTGCACTGAAAAACAATTCACTGCGTTTTTTCATTTTTATTCTTTAAGTTTAAAATTTATCAAGGCATCTCATAAGCCGGATTCTGTCAAGGATAATCATTTATCTATTTCCGATATTGCTATTGGAAATTAAGCGACACTTCCAGTACTTCCTAGGGGAGTGCTAGATACGGTCTTGCATCCGGGTAAGGTTTTAGCCGTTTCACCTCTTATATTACTATAAGAACTTACCCTATTTTTTCAATAGGATAATTTAATTCTTTCGAATTAAATCGTCTCTGCTCGCACCTCTAAAATTACTTTCGACGGGAGTTACCCGCTACCCCGCTACCTGTCATTTATAAGTGACAGGTGAATGTCCGGACTTTCCTCTCTAATAAAAAATTAGAGCGATTATCTCAATGCCTTGATAAATTATAATCTCAAAGAACTCTATATATTATAGCATAATGTGACTAATCAACTTTATATAAAAAATACTATTTTGTCAAGTTTCATTGATCACTTCTAATGCTATATTATGGCTTATTTAAAGCAATATTTTCATTTTTAATTAATATTTTTCCTTAAAATACCATTCATAAACCTCTTTAGTAACTGGTAAAGCGCTAGAATGTCCTTCTCCGCCCCCTTCAACAAGTACTACCATTGCAATCTGAGGATTATTATATGGTGCAAATGATATAAACCAACCATGCGTTTGATTATTTGACCCAAATTGTGCTGTACCAGTTTTTCCCGCAATATCAACTGGAAGATCCTTGAGCGACTGTGCTGTTCCTTCTGTCACAACCTGGCGCATACCTTCTCTAATAACATTTATTATATCAGGAGAAACAAAATTCGAACGAATAACTTGTGGCTGTATTAAAGTCAATATTTCATCACCTTTTTTTATTTGAGAAACTATATGAGGTTTAAAAAGCGTACCACCATTCGCTATGGTTGATGTATAATTAGCAAGCTGAAGAGGAGTTGCTGTTATATATCCCTGACCTATAGCAGCATGATAGCTATTACCAATAGACCATTTTTCCCCAATTTTATTCTGTTTCCATTGTTCATCTGGAATAAGCCCACTAGATTCTCCCCCTATATCTATGCCCGATAATTGGCCAAATCCATATAAGTTATACCATTTTTTCATTCTGTTCATGCCAAGCCCTTCAATTTTACCATAACCACCTCCGATAGTATAAAAAAATATATCATTACTTTCAGCAATAGCTTTGCGTACATCGCTTGGAGCATGCGCCTTCCAATCACCAAAGGAATAATTGCCTATTTTGAGCACTCCACCTAAACCACTTATAATTGTTGAGGGGGTTATAATGCCTTCAGATAAAGCAGCTGTAGCAATTACAGGTTTTATTGTAGAACCAGGAGGATATTCACCGGATATTGCACGATTAAAAAGTGGCTTATTTGAATTATTTATTAATTTTGAATAATCGGTTTCTGATATTTTTTGAGCAAATAAATTATTGTCATAACTTGGTATACTTATCATAGCTAACACTTCTCCATTTTGTGGATTTATCGCAACTGCTGCAGCAGTTTTTGTTTTTGTTTTTTCCAAGATATCATTAAGACTGTCATATATTTTTTTTTGCAAATTAGCATCAATGCTTAATACTAAATCACTCCCAGGATTTGGATTTATTATTCCTAATTCCCGCTTTATATTTCCCATTGAATCAACCTCCATTTGATTAGCGCCACGAGTACCCCTTAAAAATTGTTCGTACGACTTCTCTATGCCATGTTTACCAATATAATCAGTAAGTGAATATCCTTGTTCTTTTTCGAGTTCTTTTTTTTCAATTTTTCCTTCATATCCCAAGATATGAGAAAATATTGAACCATCCATATATGAACGAATCGCTGTTTTTTCAATACTGACACCTGGAATAGAATTATTTTTTTCAAGCAAAACAAGAGATTCATCTTGAGAAATGTGTTCTTTAAGTAAAACAGCATTGAGAGAATTTGAAACACTATTTTCTAATTTTGTTCGAATTTCATTTTCGTCCATTTTTAAAACATCTGAAACAATATTCGCTATTTCTTTTATTTTTTGTTTATCTTTTGGAATGTCGGCTGGTATAATAACAGCATCGATACTTGGGATATTACTAACTAAAGCATTGCCACTTCTGTCAAAAATTCTTCCCCTTGATGCTTGTATAACAACTGATCGAATGCTATTGCCTTTAGAAACATCTTTGTAATAAGCTCCTCTTATTACTGTCAAAAAAAATATCCTGCAAAAAAGAGCTCCGAAAGCAATTAAAATAATCCACCAAAAAACAGTAAACCATTTTTTCTCAAAAGGTTTTTCCATTCTGGCAGCTTCTTTTTCTGTAGCCGTAAGCACATAATCTTCAATCTCCATCCCGGAAAAAAACTTTATAATACTACGTTTACGTTTTGGCATAATTATTTTTCTAATTTAAAGAATTCTTTGATTTTTTTAATCAGAAAAAATAAAAACAAAAACAATATCGAATTAGACATAATCTGAAAAGCTATATGTTTCAGACTGCCGAATATTTTCCAATATAAATGAAGATCTTGAAAATTCCAGACTGTTATTAAAGCTATTATACTTTTAGAAAGAAGAGTGGCAATGATAACAAACATGAACAGCAATACCCACCCTATTCCTTTAACCTCCAGGGACAAGCGTCTGGAAAAAAAACTCACAAAATAAACAACTAATGAGAATATTAAAGCGTGTTCTCCTATTACTGAATAAGAAGCTAAATCATATAATATACCGAGAATTATAGACCAGCCTAGGAATGCAAAAAATCCATCAATTACAGATAGCACCAGCACTAACATTAATACTATATCTCCATTAAAATTTGACCCTAAAATAACCGGCAATATACTGGTTTGAATTACTATTGCTATAAAAAAAATTAACAAATAAATAAGCTTTTTTTTCATTATTATTTATTGTTTTTAATAACAAAAACCATGCGTATATTTGAAATTTGAAGCGGAGCTGTTAGCACAGCTTGTTGAAAAAGATGGTCTTCGGATTGATGTATTTCTTGAATAGTCCCGACATAAAGTCCGCGTGGAATTTCGCCGCCAATGCCAGACGTAATTACACTATCACCTATACTAATAGAATCTGTTTGAAGCACCATATCGAATATAATTCCAAGTCCGTATTCTCCTTTTGCAACCCCTTTGGCACCGCTTTCAACGTCTATTATATTTACAGTGCTTTTAGGATTAGTCAGGAGCATTACCTGTGAACTTTTTCTATTAACTTCATATATACGCCCTATTATAATTCCTTTAGAAACAATTACTGGCATCCCTGGAAAAATTCCATCTTCGCTTCCTTTATCAATCTCCAGCCAATTGCCGGTGCCACTTGGATCATAGCTAACTATAAAAGCAGCGGATAAATCATATTTGTCACGTGGAATCAGATTTAATTGTTCGCGAAGTGTTGTATTTTCATTTTTTATATCACTAATTGATGCATTTTCAAATAAAAGTACTTGATTATCCCTGATAAGTTGTTCATTTTCGCTTTTAAGTTGATCTATTGATATGATAAATTCCTTAATGTTATTAATTCCAACAGAAAATGAATAGAAAAACTTTTGAAAAGGTTTTAGTGAGGCTAAAAAACCAGAGCGAACAGGTTTAAAAATATCAGAAGGATTTAAAAAAATAAGCAGCAAAAATAATGCTGCAATTATAATAATTTTGAAAAATTTAGTATGAATAAATTTCTGCATTTATTTTATAATTTTTATTTGAACGATTTTTCTCTTTGATCCTCCACCAGAACATCTTTAAGTGTTTCTATATCTTCAAGAACTATGCCGACACCACGAACAACTGCAGTTAGGGGATCCTCCATCATTCTTACTGGCATTTCAGTCTGATTTGCAACCAATTTATCCAAGCCACGTATCAAGCTTCCACCGCCAGCTAAAATAATTCCTCTCTGCATTATATCAGAAAGCAATTCTGGAGGTGTTTCTTCAATAACTGTTTTAATATTATTAATTATGATTCTTATTGAACGTGAAATTGCTTCTCTGATTTGTTCATCATTAATAATAGCTTCTTTAGGCAATCCACTGACTAAATCACGTCCACGCACTGAAATTTTTAAAGACTCTTTAGGTGGATAGGCACTTCCAACGGCAATCTTTATATCTTCAGCTGTTTTTTCACCTATTAGTAAATTAAATTCATCGCGGCAATAACGTATAATATCTTCATTCATTTCATCACCTGCTACTCTTAGGCTTCTAGCACTTACCACTCCGCCTAGGGAAATTACGGCAATTTCTGATGTTCCACCACCAATATCAACAACCATATTTCCTCTTGCATCTGTAACTGGAAGACGAGCTCCTATTGCAGCAGCCATTGGCTCTTCTATAAGAAATGCTTCACGGGCTCCCGCATTTAAAGCAGCATCGACTACAGCTTTTTTTTCAACTTCCGTAATGCATGAAGGAATACCAATTAATATTCGCGGGCGCGGTGAAAAAGAAAAAGAATCTTTGTTTATCTTTTCAACAAAATATTTAAGCATCTGTGTTGTTACTTCAAAATCGCTAACAACTCCATCTACAAGTGGCCTTGTTGCAACAATATGACCTGGCGTTTTTCCAACCATACGTTTAGCTTCTCTTCCAATTGCAAGAACCTGCCCGGTACGCTTATTGATTGCAACTACTGATGGTTCATTAATTACAATTCCCTTGCCCTTAAGATAAACAAGTGTGTTGGCGGTTCCTAAATCAATACCTATATCACGAGATATGTTATTGAAAAAATTCCCAAAAATACGTTGAAATATGTTTTTTACTTTTTCCCCCATAATATATTTATTTAAATAACACAAAAAGGCTTTCCTAAAGGAAATATTTGCTTTTAAACTTATTGTGTTTTTTGTTTTTACCTTATTTTATAATAAGGCAAGCTAACCTTAATGTCAAAAAATGAAGCTATAAACCAAATTTAAGTTTATTAGCAACATGCTGTTCAAAAGTGGCTGAATAAACTGTATTTTTTGGATTTTTTGGATCAGTTAAGAAATAATTATAATTTGTCTTTTCGGGATTAAGAGTTGCATGTATAGTATTTATGCCAGGATTAGATATAGGACCTGGAGGCAAACCCTTGTATTTATAGGTATTGTATGGCGATTCAACTTGTGTATCTTCATATGTATATTGAGCCTTATTTACACCTAAAATATAGGCTAGAGTGGCACAAGACTGAAGATTACGACCATCGGCAATTCTTTTCCAAAATATGCCTGAAACTATTTTGAAATCTTCAATTGTGCTGACTTCTTTTTCTATTATACTTGCCATGGTCAATATTTGAAAGATAGATTTTTTTTGAATAGCGATTTCATTTTTTATATCATCATTCATTTTTAATTCGGTATTATTTAAAATCTTTTTTAAAATACCTTCTGGAGTAGCATCTTTTGAAAAATTATAAGTGTCAGGAAAAAGATATCCTTCCAGCGAAGCGCTTTCAGGTTTATCTGAAAAAATAGAAAACTGGGAAATGATATCTTTAGGAGGATCATTTACTAAGTTTAAAAAAGCTTTTCCATTAAAACCTTTTTCGTCCAAGCGATTGGCCATTTGTTTTGCTGTCCAACCCTCAGGAAAGGTTACGCTCACGAAGGCCTTCTGCGGATTAGTTATTAAAGTAGCAACTTCTGGAATTGTAAGATTTCCACTTAATAAATATGCTCCTGGATAAATTTTGTTCATTAGATTATGCGACTTAAGATAGAGCCAGAAATATATTTTATTGGAAATAATTCCTTCTGATTTAAGATTTTTTGCTATAGCAGTATTACCTTCCCCTTTTTCTATATTAAATATTTTATTTGAATTTCTTGTTCCATGAGAAAAATATATTTGATTATAAATATAAAAAAAAGTTCCTATAATGGCTACAGCAATGATAAATATTATGATTATTTTTTTTCCTAATCTCATTTAGTTTGTTTATTAATTATTTTCGTCATAAATAAATGGTACAAAAGAAAAACCCGGATATTTTTCTATATAAATATCATCTTCCCCCCTCTTTTCAACATACCAAACTGAATTCCTTACTGGAATAACCATCTTACCTCCTATGGATAATTGTTTTTCAAATACTGGGGGAATTTCATCAACTGAAGCACTAACCAGAATCCTGTCATAAGGAGCATTTTTTTCAAATCCATTTTTTGCCGATTCACAGTAAACCTCCGCTATTCCTTTTTTAATGAAACCAAATTTATTAATATTCTTCTTCCCAATTTCGCATAAATCTTTTATTTTTTCCATTGCCGTCACCCTCCCTTTTTCTCCCACAATATGGGCTAAAAGTCCTGTTGTCCAGCCTGAACCACTTCCAACATCCAATATGTTTTGTCCGCGTTTCGGATCTAAAAGTTCAAGCATGAAAGCAACTGTCAGTGGCTGAGATATTGTCTGTCCGCATCCTATGGGCAAAGGTATGTTTGCATCCGACTGAGAAGAAAGGTCTTCTGGAACAAACTCAATCCTGTGCACATTAGAAAAGGCATCAATAATATCATCATTGCGCAAGTATCCGTTTTTTATTAAATCATTAACAAGGCGACTCATAGAAATTTCTAATAATTTTTTAAAATTATGAGATTTTAAAATATGTATTTAACTATATTCCTATTACTTGCACTATAACATCGCGCTTTCTAGAACCATCGAATTCAACCGCAAAAATACTTTGATTTTTACCAATTGTAAGTTTGCCTCTTTCGATAGGAATTGTCTGACTAACTCCTGTTAAAAATGATTTGCAATGCGAGTGTCCATTACTCCTGCCGTCTGAATGCGAAGCCTTACGCAACTCAAATAAATCATGCGAATATTGGTCATCAACTGGAGCAAGTTTATATAATACCTTCATGAAATCCTGCATAAGCATAGGTTCGTTATGATTAATAACAATGCCCATAGTAGTATGCGGAGCAAAAACAATCGCACATCCCTCTCGGACTCTTGAATCATCGATAATTTTTTGAATTTGTTCAGTTAAATCAAAAAATTCTACTTGGCTTTTGCTTTCCAGATCAATTTTTTGTTTGTATATTTTTTCCATAAATTTTTTTATATTAATTTAAAAAATTACTTATTTTTGTCGTATATTTCATTTTTATTTTACTACAATTATTGTTTTATACAAATGTGATTAACTTTTATTTTCAGTAAGTTTCATTTTTTTATAAACACTTCCAGCTGCAACTGCACCTTCAGCTACTGCTGTAGCAATTTGGCGAAATTTATTTGAACCTGTTGTGACATCTCCTGCTGCATAAACATGTTCAAGATTTGTGCTCTGATCAGATTTTACAATTATATAATCATGTTCATCAGTTTTAACCCCTAATTCCTTAGCAACTACAACCCCAGGCGCAGAACCTATTTCTATAAAAATACCCTGCGTCTCGATTTCTTTTTTTTCTCCATTTTTTGTTGTATATGATAGTCCAGAAACTTTTTCATCTCCCAATATCTTTTCAATCTCGCTGAAAGATTCTTCTTTTATTTTTTCGTTACTCTTTATTTTTTCTTCCCAAGCTGGTTCAAAACATTTTGTCCCTTCTTTGTATAAAAGATGTACGGAATTCGCAAATTCAGCCAGATGAAGCGAGGCCGTGGCTGCGCTGTCGCCTCCACCTATGACAGCCACATCTTTATTTTTGAAAAACATTGCATCACAGATTGCACAATAGGAAATACCTCTGCCAATAAATTTTTCTTCATTTTCAATATCAAGCTTTCTTGGATTCATACCAAGCGCAAATATAATGGATTTGCATTCATATTTTTTGTCTTCGCCAATAAAAACAGCAAACCCGCCAGGAACATTATCAATGTTTTCCACTGTCGCAGATATTATTTCTCCTCCCAGAGCTGTTGCTTGTTTTTTAAAGCGTTCTGTTAATTCCTGTCCTGAAATTGATTCAAAACCAGGATAATTTTCTATCTGCCAAGCTTTTGTAATCTGTCCTCCGATTTCAGCTCCTATAACAAGATGTTTAATTTTATAACGAGATGCATAGATAGAAGCTCCTAGCCCTGCTGGACCTGCGCCGATAATAATAAGATCGTACATAATTTTATATTGCCTTTTTTAATATTTATCATTGTTTAGTAATTATAGTATAAATATGTTTTTAAACAAAATTTTAAAAAGCCTCGGAAAAATCCAAGGCTATTTTTAAAAATTTTCCTCTTTTACATTAAACTTTCCAGCTCTTTCTTGAGTATTTCTTTATTTTGCACGCCCGAAAATTCTTTTATAATTTTTCCGTTTTTGAATATTTTAAGAGAAGGAATAGACATAACTTCAAACTTTGAAGCAGCTTCTCCGTTTTCATCCACATTACATTTGCCTATTCTAATTTTTCCTTCCATCTCCTTGGCTAGTTCATCTATAATTGGTCCCATTATCTGACAAGGTCCGCACCAGGACGCCCAAAAGTCAACTAAAGTCACCTTGTCGTTTTTTATAACCTCCTGTTCAAAATTTTCATCAGTAAATTCTATAGCCATATAACTTAAATGATAAGCCTTGATAACCTTCATGAAAAAGATCACCCTGCTTATTTTTATTAATTATTATATTAATGTCCTTTTATAAATAACTAACAATTATTAGCATTAATAAAAAATTATCTTTATTTATTTACCCAACCTTCTGCCGCGACTCAGGAAATCATTGATAGCTATTTCGAACTCTTCTATTCCAAAATCAGGATAATATTTTTCTGAAAAATAAAGCTGAGCATTAGCGGTGTCCCACATCATAAAACCGGCACTTAAATGAGGCTCACCGCCAGTACGAATCATAAAATCAACAGCCGGCAAAGATTTGGTCATAAGATTTTCCTTTATCGTATCTGCAGAGATAGCTTCTGCTGGAATCTCCTTATTAATAATCTGTTTTATAGCACTAGCCATTTCATCATCACCACTGTAAGCCAGAAAAAAATTAAGAACATTCTGGGAATAGTTTTTAGTCGCTTCAAGGCAATCATATAAAACTTTTTTCAAAGAATCCGGAAACTGTTCTTCCCAATGGCCAATAAAATTTATTTTTACCTGATGTTTATGAATATCTTCACTTTTGAGCAACTTAGTAAAATGCTCTTCATAAATGCGCAATAATTCCCGGCTTTCTTCTATTGGACGCTTTTTGAGGTTTTCCAGAGATGAACCCCAAACAGAAAAACATTTTATCCCAAGATCAAGGGCCTTGCGCAAAAGTTTTTCAGTATTTTCTGCTCCAGCTTCATGCCCTTTCCAAGGTTTAAGGCCGTGTTCTTTCGCCCAACGGCGGTTTCCATCAGGAATAATAACAACATGAT
Encoded here:
- the mreC gene encoding rod shape-determining protein MreC, with product MQKFIHTKFFKIIIIAALFLLLIFLNPSDIFKPVRSGFLASLKPFQKFFYSFSVGINNIKEFIISIDQLKSENEQLIRDNQVLLFENASISDIKNENTTLREQLNLIPRDKYDLSAAFIVSYDPSGTGNWLEIDKGSEDGIFPGMPVIVSKGIIIGRIYEVNRKSSQVMLLTNPKSTVNIIDVESGAKGVAKGEYGLGIIFDMVLQTDSISIGDSVITSGIGGEIPRGLYVGTIQEIHQSEDHLFQQAVLTAPLQISNIRMVFVIKNNK
- a CDS encoding rod shape-determining protein; translated protein: MGEKVKNIFQRIFGNFFNNISRDIGIDLGTANTLVYLKGKGIVINEPSVVAINKRTGQVLAIGREAKRMVGKTPGHIVATRPLVDGVVSDFEVTTQMLKYFVEKINKDSFSFSPRPRILIGIPSCITEVEKKAVVDAALNAGAREAFLIEEPMAAAIGARLPVTDARGNMVVDIGGGTSEIAVISLGGVVSARSLRVAGDEMNEDIIRYCRDEFNLLIGEKTAEDIKIAVGSAYPPKESLKISVRGRDLVSGLPKEAIINDEQIREAISRSIRIIINNIKTVIEETPPELLSDIMQRGIILAGGGSLIRGLDKLVANQTEMPVRMMEDPLTAVVRGVGIVLEDIETLKDVLVEDQREKSFK
- the mltG gene encoding endolytic transglycosylase MltG, translating into MRLGKKIIIIFIIAVAIIGTFFYIYNQIYFSHGTRNSNKIFNIEKGEGNTAIAKNLKSEGIISNKIYFWLYLKSHNLMNKIYPGAYLLSGNLTIPEVATLITNPQKAFVSVTFPEGWTAKQMANRLDEKGFNGKAFLNLVNDPPKDIISQFSIFSDKPESASLEGYLFPDTYNFSKDATPEGILKKILNNTELKMNDDIKNEIAIQKKSIFQILTMASIIEKEVSTIEDFKIVSGIFWKRIADGRNLQSCATLAYILGVNKAQYTYEDTQVESPYNTYKYKGLPPGPISNPGINTIHATLNPEKTNYNYFLTDPKNPKNTVYSATFEQHVANKLKFGL
- the pcm gene encoding protein-L-isoaspartate O-methyltransferase, translated to MSRLVNDLIKNGYLRNDDIIDAFSNVHRIEFVPEDLSSQSDANIPLPIGCGQTISQPLTVAFMLELLDPKRGQNILDVGSGSGWTTGLLAHIVGEKGRVTAMEKIKDLCEIGKKNINKFGFIKKGIAEVYCESAKNGFEKNAPYDRILVSASVDEIPPVFEKQLSIGGKMVIPVRNSVWYVEKRGEDDIYIEKYPGFSFVPFIYDENN
- a CDS encoding secondary thiamine-phosphate synthase enzyme YjbQ; the protein is MEKIYKQKIDLESKSQVEFFDLTEQIQKIIDDSRVREGCAIVFAPHTTMGIVINHNEPMLMQDFMKVLYKLAPVDDQYSHDLFELRKASHSDGRSNGHSHCKSFLTGVSQTIPIERGKLTIGKNQSIFAVEFDGSRKRDVIVQVIGI
- a CDS encoding FAD-dependent oxidoreductase, whose amino-acid sequence is MYDLIIIGAGPAGLGASIYASRYKIKHLVIGAEIGGQITKAWQIENYPGFESISGQELTERFKKQATALGGEIISATVENIDNVPGGFAVFIGEDKKYECKSIIFALGMNPRKLDIENEEKFIGRGISYCAICDAMFFKNKDVAVIGGGDSAATASLHLAEFANSVHLLYKEGTKCFEPAWEEKIKSNEKIKEESFSEIEKILGDEKVSGLSYTTKNGEKKEIETQGIFIEIGSAPGVVVAKELGVKTDEHDYIIVKSDQSTNLEHVYAAGDVTTGSNKFRQIATAVAEGAVAAGSVYKKMKLTENKS
- the trxA gene encoding thioredoxin, whose protein sequence is MAIEFTDENFEQEVIKNDKVTLVDFWASWCGPCQIMGPIIDELAKEMEGKIRIGKCNVDENGEAASKFEVMSIPSLKIFKNGKIIKEFSGVQNKEILKKELESLM